The nucleotide window GAGCACTTCACGAGGGGCAAGCAGGGGCTCCGGAATCATCATGGTATCAAGAATGTCGTCGGTACTAGGAATGTCTGTTTGCTTAGCCAGGTGTTTTTCTTTTTTGAGTGCGCCTTCTTTTTTCTTTTTAGAAGATGAATTGCTGTTTTCGTCACGCTCTTCGTCTTCAAGGTTGAGCAGCTTTTCTGGATGATCGAGGTACTCTAGCTTTCCTGAACGCAATTGGCTGGGAAGGTTGGTGACTTTGCTAAGGGCATCGGTGGACATGCCGCGCAAAAGGGCGCCGCTAAGATTGGTGGCGCTTGAGACCATGACTTCGGCACTAAGGAAGGGTGCAGTTGTTTTGATTCCTTTAACCGAGTCAACACGGTCGATGATAGGCTGCCAGCCCTCAAGTTTTCCGCTCTGGGGGCTGATCACGATATGCGCGGTATTGCCAAGTATTTTTCGTTTTAGGTCGGTACGAAAACCGCCCATCACCGAAAGCGTTGTGGTGAGTGCGCAAGACGATACGGTGACTGCCAACAGAGCCAGGGCGGTGATGGCGCCTAAAAAACCGCTCTTTTTTGCGCGCAAAAAACGTGATGCTACAAAGACGCGAACGTTGATTCGTTCGGCTGCGTTCAGCATAAGCGGGATACTTCGGCGCGCTAGACGGAACAGGACAAGCAAGGTGATGACGAGTCTTGCTAGTGCGGTATAAACCGCCTCGGCTTTGTCGTTGGGTGGCTGAATTGGCCATGTAAGACTTGCGGCAACAAATGCAGCGAGGGCGATGGCATCAAAGGTCCACCAAAGGAAGTACCCTGCTTTTTTTGCGCTAGTGTTCATGCGCGCTCATCAGTCTCGGGCTTGAGCAGGGGAAACAACAAGACATCACGAATGGAGTGCTGTGAGCAAAGGGTCATGACCAGACGGTCAACGCCGAGTCCAAAACCTCCCGCGTTGGGCATGCCGTGCTGAAGTGCGCGAATGTAATCGGCATCGAAATCCATAGCTTCCTCGTCCCCAGCACTGCGGTTTTGCAATTGAGCTTTGAAACGTTCCGCTTGAATGTCTGGGTCGTTCAGTTCGCTAAAGGCGTTGGCAAGTTCTCGTCCTTCAACAAAAAGCTCGAAACGGTCCACCCAACGGGGATCGCTATCATTGGGCCTTGCAAGAGGAGAGACTTCAATCGGGTATTCTGTGATGAACACCGGAAGCGATTTATCCCCTGCTTGGTTACGATAGAGTTGCGTGAGTCGACCTTCGACAAGGTGCTCAAAGAGGAAAAAGACATTTTGACCGTAGCTCTTGCATTTACTAAGCTCGATTTGGGCGCGTTTTTCGAGTGATGCCGTGTTTTTCAAAAGCGCGTTGTTAACAGTGCTTTCATCGAACACGCCTTGCGCACCCAACGCTTCTCTCCAGGGGCCGAGTTCTTGTTCATCGAGTTTTGTTAGGCAGTCCGCGATGCTTTGACGGATGCTTACTTTAGCCCAGTTTTCTGAGAAATCGACGCTGCGCTCGGCGCTGAACTGAGGGAACTTGTCCAGCAGATGCGCATCGACATGCTTAATCATAGCCTCACACAAAGCGATCAAGTCATCGCAATCAGCATAAGCCATGTAGAACTCGAGCATAGTGAACTCGGGGTTGTGACGCGTGCTGATCCCTTCATTGCGAAAGGAGCGACCGATTTCATACACGCGTTCGAGGCCGCCTACGAGCAAACGCTTGAGGTAAAGCTCTGGTGCGATGCGCAGATAGAGCTTGGAGTCGAGGGCGTTGTGGTGTGTTTGAAAGGGTTTCGCTGTGGCTCCCCCACGCAAAGGATGCAAAAGCGGTGTTTCAACTTCAAGGAACTCGCGTTCATTTAGAAATTCACGGAGGGCAGAAACAATTAGGCTTCGTGCTCGAAATACTGTGGCGACGTCTGGGTTGGCAAAGAGGTCGACATAGCGTTCACGGTATCGCTTTTCAATGTCGGTCAGGCCATGCCACTTGGCCGGTGGTGGCAGCTGGGCTTTGCCGATGTGCTGGTAATGCTTCGCTTTGATGGCTGCATCGCCAGTGCGCGTTCGCATCAAGGGCCCCTTCACCAGGGCGTGGTCTGCCAGGTCGAGAGCGGCAAACTGCGAGGCCTCGTTTTCGCTAAGCTCGTCTTTGCGTACCAAGCTTTGCATGTCGCCAAGTGGCGTGCGGAAAACCACAAAAGGGCCGCGTTTGGCGATGATGCGACCGAAAAGCACGAACTGCTCAGCGTCGTCCTTTAGGTCGTGCTCGGTGGGAAGTTTGGCGCGTTCCGCTTCGCTTGTGATTAATGAAAACGCTTTTTTTCGGCTTTCGTTGTCTGCATGAAAGCCGTTGGGGTAAGGAAGGCTTCCTGCCTGCTTTAACGTTTCAGCCTTCTCTTTTCGCGTGGCAATGAGCTCGTCTTCGGTCGCCATGGTTAGTGTGTGCTTTCTTTTTTTCGTGCTTCGTCGCGGTCTGTAACCGCCATTAAATAGGCTTCAATAAAATCGTCTAAATCGCCGTCGAGTACGGCATCGACATTGCCAGATTTGTGTTCGGTGCGTTCATCTTTCACGAGGCGATAGGGAGCCATGGTGTAACTTCGAACCTGGGAGCCAAAGCCGATTTCCATCTTATTGCTGCCGTAGTTTTTTTCAAACGCCGCTTCGCGCTCTTGCCTGGCTTTTTTCGTAAAGGCGTCCTCGCAGCATTTTCATCGCAGTCGAGCGGTTTTTGTGTTGGGAGCGCTCAGCTTGGCATTGCACGACGATATTGGTGGGAAGGTGCGTAATGCGAATGGCTGACTCGGTACGGTTGACGTGCTGACCGCCCGCGCCGCTAGCGCGATAAGTATCAACGCGCAGGTCTTCCGGTTTGATTTCAATGTCGCCGACGTCTTCTTCAAGGTCAGGAACAACATAGACGGCTGCAAAGGATGTGTGCCGCCTGGCGCTGGCATCGTAAGGGCTGATACGAATCAAGCGGTGTACGCCGTTTTCAGCACGCAAATAGCCGTAGGCATAGGGTCCAGAGACTTGAAAAGAAACGCTCTTGATACCCGCTTCATCGCCGGGTTGATGATCGACAATCTCGGTTTTAAACCCGCGGCGCTCACACCACCGTAAATACATACGCATTAGCATTTCAGCCCAGTCTTGCGCTTCGGTGCCACCGGCTCCAGGATGAATGGTGACAATGGCATCAGAAGAATCTTCTGAGCCACTCAGCATGCGAGACAGTTCCATGCTGCGAAGCGATTTGCTCAGCTCGGGAAGGGTGGCTTGAAGTTCATTTAAAACTTCGGGATCCTCTTCGTCGCTGATCATGCTTAGCCACTCTGCAGCATCGGCAATGTTGCTCTGCAGTTTTTCGTAGTTGGCCAAGGTGGCTTCTAGGCCAGCGCGTTTGCGTAAAACGACTTGGGCGCCGTCTTGGTCATCCCAGAAACCTTCAACGCTTGTCTGGGCGTTGAGATGATCGATTTCCGAGCGTAGGCCCTCGAGGTCAAAGATACCTCCCCAGCGCATTCATTCGCTGTTTTAGGTCATCTAGAAGTTGCCGCATCTCACCCGGAGTGGTTGCCATGATAAGCAGGGACCTAGCGCGGGCTCTCCTCCGTGTCAACGCGTCGACACCTATCCAGTGAATGTTACCGAGTGTGCACCGAGACAGAGGGTCCTCATGCTCAAACAGTCCTCGCTTCGCTGCGGAACTGCGCGTGGGGCCCCTCTGTCTCGGTGCTTCACGACCTCTCACCAAAATATGCTTCGTACAGAGCGAACTGTTTTGCATTTCAAGTAGTGTTGCAAGCAGGCAGGAACGAATAGGCGAGGAGAAGGCTTTAGTCTCGCGAGCGCCGTGATAGCTAAATAGTGGTTTATTCCTCGGGAGGCCTGAGGTGGGAGGCGACGAGTTTGTCATACAGTAATGGGCCGAGACTATTCGTCATGAGCGTTTCGACGAGCGCGATGGTGCGTTGTCTTTGAACTTCGTCATCGTAGACAAAACCGATTCCCATGCCAGGCTCTTGTCCGTCTTTGCAGTCTTTTGGTTTTAGTCTCCAATGCACTCGACCCTTGAGGCGAAGTGGCTCCTCAACATTAGGAATAGTAAGTATAAAATGAAAGAGAGTCCCAATCGGCAAAGGACGTTCGGTGCGTATGAAGGTACCGCCACGACTGATGTTGTGCGTGTAGTCTGAAAAAAAAGTATTCAGACTTTGGTATTCCATCTTGAGTTCAATGGGACCGCGTTTGGACCGTCGTCGCTCGTTGGTTGAGTTTTTGGACAAGCTTAAGGGTAGTTTGACCCCACACGGAGGTCAAAGGTTTCAACAGCTCGACACCGAGAGCTTTACGCTGTGACGCTGTTTTTCTTCAATAGTCCTCGATGTTTTCATGAGTGTAAGGCCATGTGCTCTTGAAAACCCGGGCTGAACTGGTATACGCCCACAACCGGGTCAATGAGCGTGCGCATGAGGCATGTCTTCGTCCCGGGAATTTTAGCGATTGGATGGGCACCATGGATAACCCCGAAGTAGTGACAGATGATAACCCCGCCGAGTCAAAACAAGAGGCTCAAGATATAAGCGTTCCTGAGACTCCAGCTACCGAGCTTTCTGCAAATGAGCACTCTGAGCAGTCAAGCGATCAGCCATTGGATGCAAATGTAGCTGATGCGGGCGAATCTCACCTCGAGGCTCAGTCTTCAGACGTCGACTTAGCGATGGACACTGAAGTCAAGCCGCACGCAGAAGATGCTTCCGCGCAGCAGGCGGAAGGCACTACGCAGCAGGCCAAAGCACAAGGCAAGGCCACCAAAGCTAAAAAGAAGCGCAAGAAGAAGAAAGCTGGAGATGGACCCGCAAAAGTTGATGTTCAATCGACGGCTCCTTTTTGGCCGTTGATTCGATCGAAAAAAAGCCGTCATGCTTTTAGTGCAGGAGAAATCGTAGCTGGCAAGGTGACCGAGATTCGAGACGGCGCACTTGTTGTTGATTTGTTTGGCAAAGCGACCGCCTTTGCGTCTCAAGATGAAGCAAAAACCCCGGCCGAGTTGCCCCCGGCCGCGCAATCTGAGCCCCCCGCGATTGAAGCAACTGAACCGGCAACGCCCGAAACAGTTCCAAGCGAAGAGCCCCTAGAGGCGATAGCGCAGCAAGATCACACGAGCGTACCTGGCGCTGCTAGTGATGCTGCCAGCGACACTGTGCAAGAGCTAGAGACTGTGGTTGATCCTGTCCCTCCTGAAGGGTTGCCGCCACACGAGCAAGCGAAAGTTGGTGAGATTTTCAGAGGCCGAGTATCGGTTGTCTCCGAAAGCGGCCACGTTGCCCTTTACAATCGTGTGGTCGATCAAGCTGTTTCCAAAGCTCTTGTAACGCGTGCGCAAACTGGGCACACGACCGTTCCGGGTTTGGTGTTTGGTTATAACCGTGGTGGTTTCGATGTGCTTGTCTACGGCTTACGAGCCTTTTGCCCGGCAAGAGGCATGGCTCTGAAACCGATTGAAAAACCCGAAGAGTTTTTGGGTTTCGTTTTTGATTTTCGAGTTGCTGC belongs to Myxococcales bacterium and includes:
- a CDS encoding TIGR02266 family protein, with the protein product MSKNSTNERRRSKRGPIELKMEYQSLNTFFSDYTHNISRGGTFIRTERPLPIGTLFHFILTIPNVEEPLRLKGRVHWRLKPKDCKDGQEPGMGIGFVYDDEVQRQRTIALVETLMTNSLGPLLYDKLVASHLRPPEE
- a CDS encoding S1 RNA-binding domain-containing protein, translated to MLLKTRAELVYAHNRVNERAHEACLRPGNFSDWMGTMDNPEVVTDDNPAESKQEAQDISVPETPATELSANEHSEQSSDQPLDANVADAGESHLEAQSSDVDLAMDTEVKPHAEDASAQQAEGTTQQAKAQGKATKAKKKRKKKKAGDGPAKVDVQSTAPFWPLIRSKKSRHAFSAGEIVAGKVTEIRDGALVVDLFGKATAFASQDEAKTPAELPPAAQSEPPAIEATEPATPETVPSEEPLEAIAQQDHTSVPGAASDAASDTVQELETVVDPVPPEGLPPHEQAKVGEIFRGRVSVVSESGHVALYNRVVDQAVSKALVTRAQTGHTTVPGLVFGYNRGGFDVLVYGLRAFCPARGMALKPIEKPEEFLGFVFDFRVAAAKEKHNDIVVSRRHILEKEAKERAKHVIETLHVGQSVTGKVAEIRDFGLFVDLGGLEGLLHASELSYDRSVTPKNVAKIGDDITVKVLKVLEPQHKKERYERVSLSLKALEPDPWDAHKDILKAGSIQKGKATKLMEFGAFIELAEHVEGLLHITELGDKLVHADQALKVGDEVDVVVERVDRKQRRISLSKLTPDEAKAMLEAQAQGETLLPLSKLKVGAHVPVRVTKSGRQGLDIHVVGVAGKKGRGFISSKDMGGASAQEKKDLFAVGAELEVKIIRIERNGLLKCSHRGYLNDEEKRAVKDYRKESSKQSLGTLGDILKAKLSS
- a CDS encoding FtsX-like permease family protein, with product MNTSAKKAGYFLWWTFDAIALAAFVAASLTWPIQPPNDKAEAVYTALARLVITLLVLFRLARRSIPLMLNAAERINVRVFVASRFLRAKKSGFLGAITALALLAVTVSSCALTTTLSVMGGFRTDLKRKILGNTAHIVISPQSGKLEGWQPIIDRVDSVKGIKTTAPFLSAEVMVSSATNLSGALLRGMSTDALSKVTNLPSQLRSGKLEYLDHPEKLLNLEDEERDENSNSSSKKKKEGALKKEKHLAKQTDIPSTDDILDTMMIPEPLLAPREVLPGLIIGQELARALRLFVGDDVNVVSPRGDLGPSGPMPKTRPFRIAGIFYSGMYEYDMKHIYMTLDSAQKFLGVGDSISGIESKVNAIEKAPSIATKIRAALAPLHRSLSIKDWRQLNSNLFGALALEKLAMFVTLGIAILVASFCVISLLSLMVQEKRRGVAILKAMGGDDRSIVYVFILAGAFIGVFGAAMGLSLGYLICFLAEHFVLPALSAFGLMQVDLSEVYYLDKLPVNIDPIEFLLVGIASVVVCILVTIYPAILASRIRPVDALREH
- the lysS gene encoding lysine--tRNA ligase → MATEDELIATRKEKAETLKQAGSLPYPNGFHADNESRKKAFSLITSEAERAKLPTEHDLKDDAEQFVLFGRIIAKRGPFVVFRTPLGDMQSLVRKDELSENEASQFAALDLADHALVKGPLMRTRTGDAAIKAKHYQHIGKAQLPPPAKWHGLTDIEKRYRERYVDLFANPDVATVFRARSLIVSALREFLNEREFLEVETPLLHPLRGGATAKPFQTHHNALDSKLYLRIAPELYLKRLLVGGLERVYEIGRSFRNEGISTRHNPEFTMLEFYMAYADCDDLIALCEAMIKHVDAHLLDKFPQFSAERSVDFSENWAKVSIRQSIADCLTKLDEQELGPWREALGAQGVFDESTVNNALLKNTASLEKRAQIELSKCKSYGQNVFFLFEHLVEGRLTQLYRNQAGDKSLPVFITEYPIEVSPLARPNDSDPRWVDRFELFVEGRELANAFSELNDPDIQAERFKAQLQNRSAGDEEAMDFDADYIRALQHGMPNAGGFGLGVDRLVMTLCSQHSIRDVLLFPLLKPETDERA